The following are from one region of the Alicyclobacillus fastidiosus genome:
- a CDS encoding NUDIX domain-containing protein, translated as MLKSKHPREMFCINKTPFHVLARAVIIEQEHILLAHEKESPSTFLPGGHVEIGESVITTIERELLEELGLKCIISAYLGALEHSWTRDGLQQFEMNHLFKVTLMSTTPLVNPTSKEDHLEFYWVPIDELENHNVQPYPLCEIIKVKDNIHGAWWGSTLL; from the coding sequence ATGCTAAAATCAAAACACCCACGGGAGATGTTTTGTATCAATAAAACTCCTTTTCACGTTCTTGCAAGGGCAGTAATTATTGAGCAGGAGCACATTCTCTTAGCTCATGAGAAAGAGTCTCCCAGTACCTTTTTGCCTGGTGGTCATGTGGAAATAGGAGAAAGCGTCATTACAACTATCGAACGAGAGCTGTTAGAGGAATTAGGTCTTAAATGCATTATTAGTGCGTATTTGGGTGCGTTAGAGCATTCTTGGACTCGTGATGGTCTCCAACAATTTGAAATGAACCACCTGTTTAAGGTAACGCTCATGAGCACAACACCTTTGGTCAATCCAACCTCAAAGGAAGACCATTTGGAGTTTTATTGGGTTCCAATTGATGAGCTTGAAAATCACAATGTTCAACCATATCCGTTATGTGAAATCATAAAAGTCAAAGAC